A DNA window from Salvelinus alpinus chromosome 39, SLU_Salpinus.1, whole genome shotgun sequence contains the following coding sequences:
- the LOC139566719 gene encoding transcriptional repressor RHIT-like, with protein MLTMASCIAFHTQIASIMEVLANAAVAEVCKLVDDDYAVFRLEITQSQKENRTLRRKLQLLELKVARDRVLTSRPSSVKIPDRYRGMARGHLTEGHGSFVKPAGHNTWRDDQPITVDQGSGTSTQHVIVIESADAEAASPGVKQERSVGEEDPRHSRDIQTGVAGKHLVATEDLATTTVPQAWTQPSITEEEEEVLLVKEEGLGNPERTIVMEDNQTTPPPEPTEEPAEQHRITYSLTESVDMENGKPDLLIVKVETIEDEPENIDLLSGLKMGEQGGWLEPNKGDWAAILESQMGAAKGPGDHITEQSEIVESAVHEDLLMSGVADGRDWASEVAGHKPWPRIRTLVQEPSLFLPESQLGPNQEGQRLHHHTEHNQWTGGLNNLSPGGHQKDRGSSQGYSLQPRPFSSQSQCRDGAGPGADRDRPSCSYDTNTTVSMMNRAGHPGLQPSQRVVGDPPGGSLSGSLSSGSRLMPGEWVHGKPGSSLPQLPHGYHTNTDRVRMDVHHEKYLAYNTAHNPNNIQTMARGQGGSSKTNHLRAVAPVSTSSGVIGSQPGRPSIRTDADKPYACLTCGKRFAEANYVKKHQTVHTKERPFKCKLCYKSFSFQNNLIRHRSVHNGKKS; from the exons ATGCTAACAATGGCTAGCTGTATTGCTTTTCACACGcaaatagcctccatcatggaggtgctagcgaatgcagccgtggcagaagtctgtaaactcgtagacgacgactacgcagtgtttcgtttggaaataactcaaagccagaaagaaaacaggacattgcggaggaaactacagctaCTGGAACTGAAGGTGGCACGGGACCGCGTCCTCACCAGTCGCCCCAGTAGTGTCAAGATCCCCGACCgatacagaggaatggcaagag gacatctcactgaAGGCCATGggagctttgtgaagccagcaggacacaatacatggagagatgaccaaccaatcactgttgatcaggggagtggaacctcaacaCAGCACGTTATTgtgatagag TCTGCAGATGCAGAGGCTGCAAGTCCTGGGGTCAAGCAGGAGAGGTCTGTAGGAGAGGAGGACCCAAGACacagcagagacatccagactggaGTGGCTGGAAAGCACCTTGTAGCCACTGAGGACCTTGCCACCACCACCGTGCCCCAGGCTTGGACCCAACCCAGCATCACAGAG gaggaggaggaggtgctgctggtgaaggaggagggtctggggaaccctgagaggaccatagtcatggaggacaaccaaacaacacctcctcctgaacccacagaggaaccagctgagcagcacaggaTCACAtacagtctcactgag tcagtagacatggagaatgggaagcctgatctgctgATAGTCAAAGTGGAGACAATAGAAGACGAACCAGAGAACATTGATCTGCTGAGTGGACTAAAAatgggggagcaag GTGGTTGGCTGGAGCCTAACAAGGGAGACTGGGCAGCCATCTTGGAATCCCAGATGGGCGCAGCCAAGGGCCCAGGGGACCACATCACTGAGCAGAGCGAGATAGTGGAG TCTGCAGTCCATGAGGACCTGCTGATGTCCGGTGTTGCTGACGGGAGAGACTGGGCCTCTGAGGTGGCTGGTCACAAACCCTGGCCCCGGATCAGGACCCTGGTTCAGGAGCCGTCACTCTTCCTTCCCGAGTCGCAACTAGGACCAAACCAAGAGGGAcagagactccaccaccacacagaacACAACCAGTGGACAGGTGGACTGAACAACCTGAGTCCTGGTGGTCATCAGAAAGACAGAGGCTCCAGTCAGGGATACAGTCTGCAGCCCAGACCCTTCTCTTCACAGTCTCAGTGTAGGGATGGAGCAGGGCCTGGGGCTGATAGAGATAGACCCTCCTGTTCCTATGATACAAACACCACAGTATCCATGATGAACAGAGCAGGTCACCCTGGGCTTCAGCCTTcacagagagtggtgggagatcCCCCTGGCGGTAGTCTATCAGGAAGTCTGTCTTCAGGGTCTCGTCTAATGCCTGGTGAATGGGTTCATGGGAAGCCTGGGTCCAGCCTTCCTCAGCTACCTCATGGTTACCACACAAATACAGACAGGGTCAGGATGGACGTTCACCACGAGAAGTACCTAGCCTATAACACAGCACACAATCCCAACAACATTCAAACAATGGCTAGAGGTCAAGGAGGGAGCTCAAAGACTAACCACCTGAGGGCGGTGGCTCCTGTTTCTACCTCCTCTGGTGTCATTGGGTCACAACCTGGGAGGCCAAGCATTAGGACGGACGCCGACAAGCCGTACGCCTGCCTCACGTGTGGGAAGCGTTTCGCTGAGGCGAACTATGTGAAGAAGCACCAGACTGTTCACACCAAGGAGAGGCCCTTTAAGTGTAAGCTGTGTTACAAGAGCTTCTCCTTCCAGAATAACCTTATCAGACATAGGAGTGTCCACAATGGGAAGAAATCATAG